Proteins encoded by one window of Candidatus Omnitrophota bacterium:
- a CDS encoding nitroreductase family protein, translating to MSSVYRSILQRRTIRSFKSKKIPRSILRKLVNAGRLAPSAANLQPLEFLVVDKKKLSQSIFPFLNWAGYISPYGTPPQHKRPVSYILILVNKRKENPQYSPYDVGAAVENIILTAWELGIGVCWIKSMQKEKISSLFNLPDYLNLDSVLALGYRDEMPRLEVLKDSVKYWKDKFGRLHVPKRKLSEVLHINRMERGESDFYFLTER from the coding sequence GTGTCCTCAGTATATCGGAGTATCCTTCAAAGAAGGACGATAAGAAGCTTTAAATCCAAGAAAATTCCTCGCTCTATTTTGAGAAAATTGGTAAATGCCGGCAGGCTTGCTCCCTCCGCCGCCAATCTGCAACCTTTGGAATTTCTGGTGGTAGACAAGAAAAAACTTTCCCAAAGCATTTTCCCTTTTCTTAATTGGGCAGGCTATATCTCACCTTATGGAACACCACCCCAGCATAAAAGGCCGGTTAGTTATATTTTGATTCTTGTCAATAAAAGGAAGGAAAATCCCCAATATAGTCCTTACGATGTGGGAGCTGCTGTGGAGAACATTATTCTTACTGCTTGGGAGTTAGGGATAGGAGTTTGCTGGATTAAGTCGATGCAGAAAGAAAAAATCTCTTCCTTATTTAATTTACCTGATTATCTAAATTTGGATTCTGTGCTTGCTTTAGGTTATCGCGATGAGATGCCGAGGTTAGAGGTATTGAAAGATTCGGTAAAATACTGGAAAGACAAGTTTGGTCGGCTCCATGTACCCAAGCGTAAATTATCCGAAGTTTTGCATATAAATCGGATGGAAAGAGGAGAAAGCGATTTCTATTTCTTAACGGAGAGATAA
- a CDS encoding ribonuclease H-like domain-containing protein, translating into MTRVIFDIETIGEDFENLDETSKEYMLKYSETEEDKESVRQSLGFYPLTGEIVAIGMLNPDTDKGVVYFQAPGTELTRLVEDNVEFVQGDEQEILMQFWQTIRRYDQFITFNGRSFDCPYIMIRSAIHKIKPTRNLMPYRYDSKEHIDLLDLFTFYGAVRKRFSLHMWCRAFGIKSPKEEGITGDTVKDFFKEKKFLEIARYCLGDLYATKELYFYWDKYIKV; encoded by the coding sequence ATGACGAGAGTAATTTTTGATATTGAGACGATCGGAGAAGATTTTGAGAATCTCGATGAGACCTCCAAGGAGTATATGCTTAAATATTCTGAGACCGAGGAAGACAAAGAGTCAGTGCGTCAGTCTTTGGGTTTTTATCCGCTTACGGGTGAAATCGTGGCTATTGGCATGCTCAATCCAGACACAGACAAAGGGGTAGTGTATTTCCAAGCACCGGGGACAGAATTAACAAGATTAGTTGAAGACAATGTAGAATTTGTGCAGGGAGATGAGCAAGAAATCCTTATGCAATTCTGGCAGACCATAAGGCGCTATGACCAATTTATTACCTTTAACGGGAGAAGTTTTGATTGTCCTTATATTATGATTCGTTCTGCGATTCACAAAATAAAACCCACGCGGAATCTCATGCCTTATCGTTATGACTCCAAAGAACACATTGATTTACTGGACTTATTTACTTTTTACGGAGCAGTAAGAAAGAGATTCAGTTTACATATGTGGTGCAGAGCCTTTGGCATAAAAAGCCCTAAAGAAGAAGGCATCACCGGCGATACAGTTAAGGATTTCTTTAAGGAGAAGAAATTTTTAGAAATCGCACGGTATTGTTTAGGAGATTTATACGCCACCAAAGAACTCTATTTTTACTGGGATAAATACATCAAGGTCTAA
- a CDS encoding DUF362 domain-containing protein, translating to MDKSIVFFIPAEQSKDIERLGYLLKVLIKESELLEDTEKHSLVAIKLTFGEKDNKGFLDPRLVKIIVERLKKKGAKPFLTDTNVIYPGKRTNAVDHLELASGHGFSWEALNCPLFIGDGLLGESSRELEIDKKHIKSAHIAPFIFYIEHLISLAHFTGHLLTGFGATLKNLGMGLATRKGKLQLHANIKPKVIAKNCRFCKLCIANCPTKAIVEKENFCFIQEERCLGCGECLVACKFNAIEVDYGEEVNILCEKIIEYAYAVLKGVKRKAFFNFLVHITKECDCMAKDDPLVIPDIGILASTDPVAVDKAGVDLAREKAGRDIFKELHPKSARCEIQLEYAQNIGLGSLDYELITLKS from the coding sequence ATGGATAAGTCTATTGTTTTTTTTATTCCTGCAGAGCAAAGCAAAGACATAGAGCGTTTGGGATATCTTTTAAAAGTCCTTATCAAAGAGAGTGAATTGCTTGAGGATACCGAGAAGCATTCCTTGGTTGCCATAAAGCTTACCTTTGGGGAAAAAGACAATAAGGGTTTTCTTGATCCACGTTTGGTAAAAATTATTGTGGAGAGATTAAAAAAAAAGGGAGCAAAACCTTTTCTCACCGATACCAATGTAATTTATCCGGGAAAGAGAACCAATGCCGTAGACCATTTAGAGCTTGCTTCTGGGCATGGTTTTAGCTGGGAGGCATTAAATTGTCCACTTTTTATCGGCGATGGTCTTCTGGGTGAGAGTAGTCGTGAGTTGGAGATAGATAAGAAGCATATTAAAAGTGCCCACATCGCCCCTTTTATTTTTTATATAGAGCATTTAATTTCCCTTGCTCATTTTACAGGACATCTGCTTACCGGTTTTGGAGCGACATTAAAGAATCTGGGAATGGGTCTTGCTACCCGTAAGGGAAAATTGCAACTGCATGCCAATATCAAACCTAAGGTTATCGCTAAGAATTGCCGTTTTTGCAAACTTTGCATCGCAAACTGTCCAACGAAGGCAATTGTCGAGAAAGAGAATTTTTGTTTCATCCAAGAAGAACGATGTTTAGGTTGTGGCGAGTGTTTGGTAGCCTGTAAATTTAATGCTATCGAAGTTGACTATGGTGAAGAGGTCAATATTCTTTGTGAGAAGATAATAGAGTATGCCTATGCAGTTTTAAAAGGTGTAAAAAGAAAGGCATTTTTTAATTTTCTGGTGCATATTACCAAAGAATGCGATTGTATGGCTAAAGACGACCCTTTAGTTATTCCCGACATCGGCATTTTAGCTTCTACTGACCCTGTAGCCGTCGACAAGGCAGGAGTGGATTTAGCAAGAGAGAAGGCAGGGAGAGATATTTTTAAAGAGTTACATCCCAAATCTGCACGATGCGAAATTCAATTAGAATATGCCCAAAATATTGGATTAGGAAGTTTAGATTATGAATTAATAACTTTAAAATCATAG